Proteins encoded within one genomic window of Triticum aestivum cultivar Chinese Spring chromosome 2D, IWGSC CS RefSeq v2.1, whole genome shotgun sequence:
- the LOC123050549 gene encoding uncharacterized protein, with protein MTMLWGLAAYMVWAVLAGWVSACLLVANEIARGMRAGEIGPFVVG; from the coding sequence ATGACCATGCTGTGGGGGCTGGCGGCGTACATGGTGTGGGCGGTGCTCGCCGGGTGGGTGTCGGCATGCCTGCTGGTCGCCAACGAGATCGCCCGCGGCATGCGGGCCGGGGAGATTGGCCCCTTCGTCGTGGGGTGA